The Vibrio tarriae genome includes the window CCAAGGCATCATGTTTGGTTATGCAACTAACGAAACTGAAGTGCTGATGCCAGCACCAATCACCTACGCACATCGTCTGATGCAGCGCCAAGCAGAAGTTCGTAAAAACGGCACGCTGCCATGGTTGCGTCCAGATGCAAAATCTCAGGTGACCTTCCAGTACGACCAAGGCAAGATCGTGGGTATTGATGCCGTGGTTCTGTCTACTCAGCACTGTGACTCTATTTCAACGCCAGATCTGCGTGAAGCGGTGATGGAAGAGATCATCAAGCCAGTTCTGCCAGCAGAATGGTTGAGCAAAGAGACCAAATACTTCATCAACCCAACCGGCCGTTTCGTTATCGGTGGTCCAATGGGTGACTGTGGTCTGACCGGTCGTAAGATCATTGTTGATACCTACGGAGGCGCAGCGCGTCACGGTGGTGGTGCATTCTCAGGTAAGGATCCATCCAAGGTTGACCGTTCAGCGGCTTACGCAGCACGTTATGTTGCGAAAAACATCGTTGCGGCGGGCATGGCCGATCGTTGTGAAATCCAACTCTCTTACGCCATCGGTGTCGCGGATCCAACGTCGATCATGGTGGAAACTTTCGGCACTGAGAAAGTATCACAAGAGATCATCATCGAAGCCGTTCGTCAGTTCTTCGACCTGCGTCCATACGGTCTGCAAGAGATGCTGAACCTGCTGCAACCTATCTACAAGAAAACTGCTGCTTACGGTCACTTCGGCCGCGAAGAGTTCCCTTGGGAAGCCACCGACAAAGCCGCGCTACTGCGTGACTTCGCTGGTCTAAAATAAGCATTGATTTCAAGTCATCGCTGACAAACGGCGAAGATTGCAATACAGTTCAAGGCCCTTTCTCATGAAAGGGCCTTTTTTATGAGTTCGATGATAGGGTTTTTAGAGGTAGAAATTCGCTAATGGTTCGTTTTGATCTGCACTGCCAAGCTGAGCAGAAAATCAAACAGTGTATCGCTACCGCCAGCGAGGCTTTGCAACGCCCCTTTAAACTGCCCAAACTCAATTACCGTTTACGTGGACGCGCTGCCGGCAAGGCCTATTTGCAGCTGTGGGAAATCCGCCTTAATCCCGTGCTGTTTGCCGAAAACGTCGATGACTTCCTCCAGCAAGTGATCCCACACGAAATCGCGCATCTGATTACGTATCAGCTTTATGGCCGAGTACGCCCACACGGCGTCGAATGGCAACAAGTGATGAGCCAAGTCTTTAATCTTGAGCCGAAAACCACTCACACGTTTTCTGTCGCTTCAGTACAGGGCAAAACCTTCCATTACCGCTGTGCGTGCCGTGAATATCCGCTCACCATTCGTCGCCACAATAAAGTGCTGCGTGGTGAAGCCACCTATCGCTGTCAAAGCTGCCAACAAAACTTGATCTACCAAGCCTAACCTTTGATTGGCTGAGGGCACTTCTGTAGGCTTTGCCTTGCTCTCGCCAAAAACTAACAAAAGCATCAACGACAAAGGCAATTTATGAGTGTTAAACTGATAAAAAACCTACTTATCTACGTCTTTTATGATGATTTTTCGTTTCGTTACCACGCTTGCTGCTAGCTTACCTCTGCTCACCTTTGCCGCCCCCATGTCTTTTAGTCATGCCAAAAATGAAGCGGTGAAGATTTATCGTGATCATCCGGTCTCTTTTTACTGCGGCTGCGAGATTCGCTGGCAAGGCAAAAAAGGCATCCCGGATCTGGAGAGTTGCGGCTATCAAGTGCGTAAAAATGAGAATCGCGCTTCGCGGATTGAATGGGAACATGTGGTGCCGGCTTGGCAATTTGGTCATCAGTTGCAATGCTGGCAACAAGGTGGCCGTAAAAACTGCACTCGTACTAGCCCTGAGTTCAATCAAATGGAAGCCGATCTGCACAACCTCACTCCGGCGATTGGCGAAGTGAATGGCGATCGCTCCAACTTCGGTTTCAGTCAGTGGAATGGTGTCGATGGCGTCACCTATGGCCAATGTGAAATGCAAGTGAACTTCAAAGAGCGCACAGCCATGCCGCCAGAACGAGCGCGCGGGGCGATTGCGCGCACTTATCTGTACATGAGTGAGCAGTACGGTTTGCGACTTTCCAAGGCGCAAAACCAATTAATGAAGGCATGGAACAATCAGTATCCGGTCAGCGAATGGGAATGTGTGCGTGACCAACGGATTGAAAACGTGCAAGGCAACTCGAACCGCTTTGTGCGTGAACAATGCCCGAACTGATGGGCAGAATCTCACCCTGCCCCCTTGTATTTTACTGAACTTGCATCCATGTTAGAGGCCAGATATCCCTCTTCCAACTGAAGTTGCCGCTTTACGTTGGAAGACGGTAACCTCGTTTAATGATTAGGAATTATCCGCATGCGCATCCCTCGAATTTATCATCCAGAACCGATCCACCAGCTTGGCACCGTTGCCCTGAGTGAAGATGCCGCAGGGCATATCGGTCGCGTATTGCGTATGCAAGCTGGACAAGAAGTGCTGCTATTCGATGGCTTTGGAGCTGAATTCCCAGCCGTGATCAGTGAAGTTGGCAAAAAACAGGTATTGGTCAATATCACCGAGCGCGTGGAAAACAGTATTGAATCGCCGCTCGATCTGCATCTTGGTCAGGTGATTTCACGCGGCGATAAGATGGAATTCACCATCCAAAAATCGGTGGAATTGGGCGTCACTACCATCACGCCTCTGCTTTCTGAGCGTTGTGGCGTTAAGCTGGATGAAAAACGCTTCGAGAAGAAGATTCAGCAGTGGCAGAAAATTGCGATCAGCGCTTGCGAGCAGTGTGGCCGTAATACCGTGCCAGAAATCCGCCCAATTATGGAGCTCGAAGCTTGGTGCGCAGAGCCCACCGAGGCACTGAAACTCAATTTGCATCCGCGCGCTAAATACTCGATCAACACCTTACCCACCCCAGTGAGCAAAGTTCGTTTGCTGATTGGGCCTGAAGGCGGCTTGTCAGCGGAAGAAATTGATATGACTCGTCGTTACCAGTTTGAAGAAACCTTATTAGGCCCACGCGTACTGCGCACAGAAACGGCGGCGCTCACGGCGATAACTGCACTACAAGTTCGTTTCGGCGATCTTGGCTAAATGGAGATAAACCATGATTAAACTCGGTATTGTGATGGATCCCATCGCTTCCATTAACATCAAAAAAGATTCCAGCTTTGCCATGATGCTTGAAGCGCAGCGTCGCGGTTATGAAATCCATTATATGGAAATGAATGATCTACACTTAGAGCAAGGTGTGGCACTGGCCGATACCAAGGTCGTCGAGCTGAAAGAAGATCCCAACGGTTGGTATGAATTCAAATCCGAGCAAACTATCGCACTTTCTGAATTGGATGCGATTTTAATGCGTAAGGATCCGCCGTTCGACACCGAATACATCTACGCAACGTACATTTTGGAACGCGCGGAAGATGAAGGCGTATTGGTGGTGAACAAACCACAAAGTCTGCGCGATTGTAATGAAAAACTGTTCACCGCTTGGTTCCCAGAGCTGACGCCGATCACCATGGTGACGCGTAAAGCCGAGAAGATTAAAGCCTTCCGTGAGCAGCACGGGGACGTGATCCTAAAACCCCTCGACGGTATGGGCGGCGCTTCGATTTTCCGTGTTAAAGAGGGAGATCCTAACCTCTCAGTGATCATCGAAACCTTAACCAACCACGGCCAGAATTACTGCATGGCGCAGACGTTTGTGCCAGATATCAGCAACGGCGACAAACGCATTTTGGTGGTCGATGGTGAACCTATGCCCTACTGCTTGGCGCGTATTCCCGCCAAAGGAGAAACTCGCGGTAACTTGGCAGCCGGCGGCCGTGGTGAGCCACGCCCACTGAGTGAAACCGATAAGAAAATTGCCCTAGCGGTTGCACCGACCCTAAAAGAGAAAGGGCTACTGTTTGTAGGCTTGGATGTCATTGGCGATAAACTGACCGAAATTAACGTCACCAGCCCAACCTGTATTCGAGAGATTGAAGCTGCGTACGATATTTCAATTACCGGTAAGTTGATGGATGCCATCGAGCGCCGCCTTAAAGCAGGCGCGATGTGAGCACCCACAGCAGTGAAATAGAGGTTGGACACAGTATGAATCTTACCAATCATTTTCTGGTTGCCATGCCGAGCATGAAGGATCCTTACTTCAAGCGCAGCGTGATTTATATCTGCGAGCACAACCAAGATGGTGCGATGGGGTTAATGATCAACGCGCCGATCGATATTACGGTGGGCGGTATGCTCAAGCAGGTCGATATCGAGCCAGCTTACCCACAGTCGCACCAAGAGAGTCTGAAAAAGCCAGTGTTCAATGGTGGTCCGGTGTCGGAAGATCGTGGGTTTATTCTGCATCGTCCGCGCGATCACTACGAATCGAGCATGAAGATGACTGATGACATCGCCGTCACCACCTCGAAGGATATTCTCACTGTACTCGGTACTGAGGCGGAGCCTGAAGGCTATATTGTCGCGCTCGGCTATTCAGGTTGGTCTGCTGGCCAGTTAGAGGTGGAACTCACCGAAAACTCGTGGCTCACCATAGAAGCGGATCCTGAGCTGATTTTTAACACGCCCGTGCATGAAAAATGGCAAAAGGCGATCCAAAAACTCGGCATCTCCCCTGCGCAGCTTTCCAGCGACGCCGGACACGCCTAACCAAATCCAAGGCTGCGATCACGCAGCCTCATTTTTACTGTCATTTTTTATTGAACATTTTTTATTAAAAGAGAAATCGCATGTCACGTACCGTTATGGCCTTTGATTACGGCACCAAAAGCATTGGCAGTGCAATCGGCCAAGAGATCACGGGCACGGCGTCTCCGCTGAAAGCGTTTAAAGCCAATGATGGCATCCCCAATTGGGATGAAATTGAAAAACAGATCAAAGAGTGGCAACCCAATTTATTGATTGTTGGCCTACCCACCGATCTGCACGGCAAAGATCTGGACACCATCACCCCACGCGCCAAGAAATTTGCTCAGCGTTTGCATGGCCGTTTTGGTTTGCCAGTGGAACTGCACGATGAGCGCCTTTCCACCACTGAAGCGCGCGCAGAACTGTTCGCCATGGGCGGTTACAAAGCACTGAGCAAAGGCAATGTTGACTGCCAATCGGCGGTGATCATTCTAGAGAGTTGGTTTGAAAGTCAGTGGGGCTAACCCCACTGCTTTTTCTTGGCCGAGTAGAACCGCTGTGATTACTCAGCAAAACCTTCCAATTTGATCAAAGCAAACTGCTTCTTGCCGCGTTGCAACACGTAGTAGCGATCAAACAGTGCAAAGCCGGATAACACACCTTCTTGTTGTACTCGCTCACCATTGACGCGAATCGCCCCATTCTCCAACCATTCGCGCGCTTGGCGCTTAGAACTGGCTAAACCTGAGCTAAGCAGCAAATCGAGTAAGGAGTCGCTGCGTGATGCCGCCACACAAGGCAAACCATCCAACTCTAACTGAGCCAACTCACTTAAGCTGAGATAGCTGACATCGCCGCTAAACAGCGCTTGAGTAATCCGCTGCGCCGCAGCGAGTCCCTCTTCACCATGCACAAAACGGGTCACCTGTTCCGCCAAAATCTGCTGCGCTTGTGGCTTGCCTGCGCGTAACGCATCGGTTTGACGGATTTCCTCAATCTCAGCGGTACTCAAAAAGGTGTAATACGCCAAGAAACGGTACACATCCGCATCATCACTGTTTAACCAAAACTGGTAGAAACGATACGGCGAGGTTTTGCTGCTCTCAAGCCACACGGCGCCACTTTCAGTTTTACCAAATTTAGTGCCATCGGATTTGGTAATGAGCGGCAGAGTTAAACCACACACCTCAGCCCCATTAAGGCGTCGAGTCAAATCAATTCCGCTGACAATATTGCCCCACTGATCATTGCCACCAATTTGCAGCGCACAGCCAAACTCACGATTGAGATGCGCAAAGTCATAAGATTGCAGCAAAGAGTAACTGAACTCGGTAAAAGAGATGCCTTGATCCGGACGTGCCAAACGCTGCTTTACCGATTCACGATTGATCATGGTATTGACTGAAAAGTGCTTGCCCACATCTCGGAAAAAAATCGATCAGATTGATTTTGCCGATCCAATCAGCATTATTGACAGTCATCAGCGATGCGCAATTCTCGCTCTGCGAGGTCATCAATTGCGTGATTTGCTGGCTTAAATCACTCACCCACTGCTGTACAGTTTGCGCACTATTGAGCACCCGCTCGTTGGCTTTGAAGCTTGGATCGCCAATCATGCCTGTGGCCCCCCCGATAAGCGCTATCGCTTGATGTCCGGCGTTTTGAAAGCGTTTAAGCATCAACAGTGGCACCAAATGACCGATGTGCAAACTGCCTGCAGTGGGGTCAAAACCGCAATACAGCACTTGCGGTGTGGCAAAGCGCTCAACCAGCGCCTCCAGAGGTGTGCTTTGCGCGATCAAACCGCGCTGCTGTAAATCATCAAAAAGTTGCTGTGAATTCATTCTGCCTCCCAAAAGTCTTGGCAAACAGAGTAACCAACTTTAAACCTGAGGAGCGATGTCCCTAAAGGGACAATCTTGGTGATTGATGACCGAAGGAAGAGAGACAGCCTAATCCGCGACTGCGCCAATCAGATGATTGAGAAACAGTTGAAACAGCTCACTTAACGAGCTGACATGCAGCTGCGCATAGATGCGTTTGCGATGATTTTTGACCGTACCATGACTGATCGCCAGTGCATCGGCAATCTCTTGTGAATCTAAACCTTGGATGAGCAGTGCGGTGATCTCCTGCTCTCGCGGGCTTAAACGCTGCGCGCCAAAACTCTGGATCGCCTGTTCAACCCAAATTCGTAACTCTTGGTTTGGTTGCGCACTTTCCGCTAACCGCAGTGGCTGCTGCTGCCAATGCTGCTGACACAAGGCTTGCAACACGGTAAACCGCTGTTGCAACGCGGCAATCTGTTCACGTGGAAAAGAGCGCGGCTTAAAGCAGCCGAGATACACCACAATCGAACGCTCGCCATCGAGATTGACCACCAAACTCACTTCATCTTGCCAACCGGTTTGTGCATAAAACTGGTGTCGATAGGCTTTTTGCTGTGGATTGAGCGGCATTAAATCGGAAAGATGAAACACCCCTGAACGCGTGTTGTGCTGCAAAGCGCTGTAGAAAGGATCATCAAGATAAGCATGTGTCAGATAACGCTGAAACAGCAACTCACGCTGGGTCGAGAGCGAGTCATACAGATAAATCGGATGTTTGTTTGGGCGATAACCCAAAATCACTGCGCAATCAAAATCAGCAATACAACGCAACACAACCACGAGGCGGGAAGTAAATTGCGGCGTCTTTAACGCCGCAATCGCGTCACCTAATGCGAGATATTCTTGAGTCGTGATCGGCATGCGCACTTCACCCATTCAGCCGAGAAAGTGGCAGTATGCCCAATCCAGACTCGAAGCTCTATCCCAAACTCGCTTGAGTTGCAGGGAGTGAAAGCAAAGCGCACAAAGCAACCAACCGCTATTCCATATCAATCTTCACATTTTGCAAAGATCCGCTGCCGTAGTTATCACCACGCTTGGTTTTGAGCATCAAGCGCAGATCGTTAGCCGAATCGGCACTGTGCAGGGCATCTTGCTCGCTGATTTTGTCGTCTACCACTAGTTGATACAAAGCTTGGTCGAAAGTCTGCATGCCGACTTCTTTGGAGCGCGCCATGGTCGCTTTAAGCTCATGCAGTTCGCCGCGGCGAATCAAATCCGCGACTCGTGGGCTATTGAGCAACACTTCAAACACCCCATGTCGCCCTTTGCCGTTTTTATCCCGCAACAGTTGCTGGCCAATCACCCCTTTTAGGTTGAGTGACAGGTCGAGCAAGAACTGCTCACGCTGCTCTTTCGGAACTAAATGCAAAATCCGCTCTAACGCTTGGTTGGCGTTGTTGGCGTGCAGTGTGGCCATACACAAATGCCCCGTTTCCGCGAAGGTCATCGCGTATTGCATGGTTTCTCGGCTGCGAATTTCACCAATCAAAATCATATCCGGTGCTTGGCGCAGCGAGTTTTTCAGCGCCACTTCATAGCTTTCGGTATCGAGCCCCACTTCTCGCTGAGTCACTATGCAGCGCTTGTGTTCATGCACAAACTCAATTGGATCTTCGACCGTCAAAATATGCCCGGTACGGTGCTGGTTACGATAGCCGGTCATTGCCGCCATAGTGGTGGATTTACCCGAACCGGTTGCGCCCACCACCAGCACTAAACCGCGCTTGGCAATCGCCAAATTTTGCAGCACTTCAGGCAATTTCAACTCTTCAAAGGTGGGAATGCGCGTTTCAATCCGGCGGATCACCGCGCCCGGCAATTCACGCTGGAAAAACGCACTGACCCGAAAACGGCCACTGTCACGCACCACAGCAAAGTTCGCTTCGCGCGTCTGCTTAAATTCTGCTTGCCTTGCGTCATCCATCATCGCATGCAGTAAGGCCGTCACCTCTGTCAAACTGAGTACTTCACCTTGTGCGCGCAGTTCACCATCGACTCGATATAAAATCGGCGCACCCACTGTGATGTACAGATCCGATGCCTTATGAGTCAGCATGCCGTCCAGATATTGATTCAACTCCATCTATCTTTACCTACCTAAAATGCTTTTAAATCCAACTCAATTTTGCTCTGCACTTCTTGCGCATCCACCACACCACGCGCCATCAGCTGTTTGGCGTTTTGCTCCATAGTTTGCATGCCATGAGCGGCACCGGTTTGGATGATCGAATACATCTGCGCCACTTTATCTTCACGGATCAAGTTCCGAATTGCCGGAGTCGCCAGCATGATTTCATGGCACGCGACACGACCGCCACCCACGCGTTTTAAGAGCTTTTGCGCGATAACGGCACGCAGCGATTCGGACAGCATTGAACGCACCATGTCTTTATCGCTACCGGGAAACACATCGATAATCCGGTCGATGGTTTTTGCTGCCGAACTGGTGTGCAGAGTGCCAAACACTAAGTGACCGGTTTCTGCCGCGGTAAGCGCCAAGCTAATCGTTTCTTGGTCACGCAACTCACCGACTAAGATCACATCAGGGTCTTCACGCAGAGCCGAACGCAGGGCATTTTTAAAACTGTGGGTATCACGGTGCACTTCGCGTTGGTTGATCAAACATTTATTATTGCTGTGCACAAATTCAATCGGATCTTCAATGGTCAGGATATGCTTGTTGTGATGAGCATTCACGTAGTCGACCATCGCCGCGAGCGTGGTCGACTTACCCGAACCAGTAGGCCCAGTAACCAGCACTAAACCTTTTTCGTAATTGGCGATCTTGGTAAAAATATCGGGGGCTTCAAGCTGTTCTAAAGTTGGGATCACGGTAGGAATAGTACGAAACACGGCTGAACAACCACGAGATTGATGAAACGCGTTAACCCGGAATCGGCCAACGTTGGGCAGTTCAAAAGAAAAATCGACTTCTAATTTCTCTTCATATTCACTGCGCTGGGCATCGTTCATGATCTCAAAAATCAAGCGATGCACATCAGAATGGGTAAAAGCAGGCACGCCAAGCTTCCTAACTTCGCCATCAATCCGTACCATAGGCGGAACACCTGCGGAAAGATGTAGATCTGACGCGTTATGCTTTACACTAAATTCCAGTAACTCAGCGATATCCATTTAAATTCCTTAATAAAGTCTGGCTATGCGTAGTATTCAACAAAACATTGAACATATCACTGCACAGATCGAAAGCGCACAACAAAAGTGTGGACGCGCTCGAAGCTCTGTGCAACTTCTCGCGGTAAGCAAAACCAAACCTGTCGAGGCAATTCTTGAAGCGACTCAAGCAGGGCAATGCTGTTTTGGTGAGAATTATGTGCAAGAAGGCGTGGATAAAATCCGCTATTTTGCCGAACATCACCCGCAGTTAGCACTGGAGTGGCACTTTATTGGCCCACTACAGTCGAATAAAACGCGCTTAGTGGCAGAGCATTTTGACTGGGTTCACACCATTGATCGCGAGAAAATTGCCTTGCGCCTCAGTGAACAACGCCCTGTGGATATGCCACCGCTGCAAGTGCTGATTCAGGTCAACACCAGCGGTGAAGCCTCAAAATCTGGCATCGAACCGCAGCAATTATTTACATTAGCTGAATTGATTTCTCGTCTGCCAAACCTCACCTTAAGAGGGCTGATGTCAATTCCTGAGAACGTGCCGGATTACCCGGCGCAACTGGCAGCATTTACCCAATTAGCCGAATTGCAGCAACAACTGGCTCAGAAATACCCGCAGGTTGATACCTTATCCATGGGTATGAGTGGCGATATGCAAGCGGCGATTGAAGCAGGCAGCACCATAGTGCGTATTGGTACCGCGATTTTCGGCGAGCGCGATTACAGCCGCAACGCTTAACGTTTGGGATGCTCGTTGCAACGAGCGCCCCTTTTAGATTTGAGAGTATCGAATGGAACAGAGAAGCATCGCCTTTATTGGCGCAGGTAACATGGCACGCGCCATCATTGCGGGATTGATTGCCAGTGGTTACGCCGCCGATAAGATCATCGCAACCGCCCCTTCGCTCACACGCCGCGAGCCTCTTGAAGCGCAATACGGTATTCGTACCACCAGCGATAACCTTGCAGCGGCGCAACAAGCGGATGTGGTGGTGTTAGCGGTCAAACCGCAGTTGATGGCGGAGGTGTGTAAGCCACTACAAGCCGTCGATTTATCTGCAAAATTAGTTATCTCGATTGCGGCGGGTGTGTCAGTCAAAAGACTCAATGAGATGCTGGCCACCCAGCTCAATTTAGTGCGTGTGATGCCCAATACGCCATCACTGGTAAACCTTGGTATGAGCGGTTTGTACGCACCTGATTCGGTGAGCGAAGCGGATAAAGCCTTTACCACACAACTGATGCAAAGCGTCGGTGAGGTGTGCTGGGTGACTGAAGAATCCGGCATCAACAGCGTGATTGCTGCCGCAGGTAGCGCTCCCGCTTATTTCTTCTTGTTTATGCAAGCCATGCAGCAAGAGGCGATGGCGCAAGGCTTTGATGAAGCTACCGCCCGTTTGTTAGTGCAGCAATCGGCACTCGGCGCAGCCGCCATGGTCAAAGCCAACCCAGAACTCTCACTGGCCACTTTGCGTGAACAAGTGACATCAAAAGGCGGCACCACGGCGCAAGCGATCCTGACGTTTAACGCTCACCAACTCAGCGACATCGTTGCCAAAGCGATGCAAGCGGCGGTGACACGCGCGCAAGAGATGGAACAACTGTTTTAATGTTTAAGGCGTCCACTCAAACTGAGCGGTCGCCAAATCAATAAGGGCAACTTATGAATTCACTGAGCTTTCTCATCAACACCCTATTTGACCTCTACATCATGGTGGTCATTTTGCGCATTTGGCTGCAAGCCGCGCGCGCTGATTTCTACAATCCGTTTTCGCAATTTATCGTAAAAGTGACCCAACCTGTGGTCGGCCCGCTGCGCCGTGTGATCCCATCGATTGGCAGCATTGATTTGGCCACCATCGTTTTTGCGTACGTCCTGTGCGTACTGAAATTCATGGCCTTAGTCTTGCTTGCCTCCAGCGGCTCCGTGTCGTTCAGCGCTGATTTCCTCTTCCTCGGCTTACTCTCTTTGATTAAAGCTGCAGGCGGCTTGTTGTTCTGGGTGCTCTTGGTCCGCGCTATCCTAAGCTGGGTCAGCCAAGGCCGCAGCCCAATTGAGTACGTGTTCAATCAACTCACTGAACCTATGCTCGCGCCGATCCGTCGCATTATTCCGGTAATGGGCGGCTTTGATCTCAGCATTCTGGTGCTGTTCATTGTGCTGCAATTTGCCAACTTCCTGATGGGCGATGTGATTGGTCCTATCTGGTATCAGTTGTAATGGCTGCCGTATGGCGCGAAGGAGATGACTTACTGCTGCGGCTCTATATTCAACCGAAAGCAAGCCGCGACAGCATTGTCGGCCTACATGGTGAAGAACTCAAAGTCGCCATCACCGCGCCGCCGATTGATGGTAAAGCCAACGCACACTTGAGCAAGTATCTCGCCAAGCTGTGCAAAGTGGCGAAAGGTTCGGTGGTGATCGAAAAAGGCGAGCTAGGACGCCACAAACAAGTGCGTATCCTACAGCCGAGCCAGATCCCAGCTGACATTGCAGCACTGATTGAATAATCACACTCCCTCTTTGAGGGAGTTTTTTCACAAGGAGAATCGATTATGCGTAAATGGATGATGTCACTACTGCTCACCCTATTGGCTTTGCCGGCGAGCGCTGAGCAGCAAAAAACCATTAAAGATATTGAAGT containing:
- the yggU gene encoding DUF167 family protein YggU, with protein sequence MAAVWREGDDLLLRLYIQPKASRDSIVGLHGEELKVAITAPPIDGKANAHLSKYLAKLCKVAKGSVVIEKGELGRHKQVRILQPSQIPADIAALIE
- the proC gene encoding pyrroline-5-carboxylate reductase is translated as MEQRSIAFIGAGNMARAIIAGLIASGYAADKIIATAPSLTRREPLEAQYGIRTTSDNLAAAQQADVVVLAVKPQLMAEVCKPLQAVDLSAKLVISIAAGVSVKRLNEMLATQLNLVRVMPNTPSLVNLGMSGLYAPDSVSEADKAFTTQLMQSVGEVCWVTEESGINSVIAAAGSAPAYFFLFMQAMQQEAMAQGFDEATARLLVQQSALGAAAMVKANPELSLATLREQVTSKGGTTAQAILTFNAHQLSDIVAKAMQAAVTRAQEMEQLF
- a CDS encoding YggT family protein, translated to MNSLSFLINTLFDLYIMVVILRIWLQAARADFYNPFSQFIVKVTQPVVGPLRRVIPSIGSIDLATIVFAYVLCVLKFMALVLLASSGSVSFSADFLFLGLLSLIKAAGGLLFWVLLVRAILSWVSQGRSPIEYVFNQLTEPMLAPIRRIIPVMGGFDLSILVLFIVLQFANFLMGDVIGPIWYQL